The Triticum aestivum cultivar Chinese Spring chromosome 3A, IWGSC CS RefSeq v2.1, whole genome shotgun sequence genome includes a region encoding these proteins:
- the LOC123059765 gene encoding transcription factor bHLH113: protein MACKRATTRELRAMYDDEPSSMSLELFGYHGVVVDGDDEEGDTATALPQLSFVDNFKGGCGSAAADYYSWAYNASGGTPGASSSSTSSVLSFEHAGGAGHQLAYNSSTGDDDCALWMDTMADQHGAAKFGFMNPGSADVVPEIQESSIKQPAKSAQKRSSSGGEAQAAVKKQCGGGRKSKAKVVPTKDPQSVVAKVRRERISERLKVLQDLVPNGTKVDMVTMLEKAITYVKFLQLQVKVLATDEFWPVQGGKAPELSQVKTALDAILSSQQQP, encoded by the exons ATGGCGTGCAAGCGGGCCACCACGCGGGAGCTCCGGGCGATGTACGATGACGAGCCCTCCTCCATGTCCCTCGAGCTCTTCGGCTACCACGGCGTGGTCGTCGACGGTGATGATGAGGAGGGCGACACCGCCACCGCCCTCCCCCAGCTCTCCTTCGTCGATAACTTCAAAGGCGGGTGCGGGTCAGCAGCGGCGGACTACTACAGCTGGGCGTACAACGCCTCCGGTGGGACGCCCGGCGCCTCCTCCAGCTCCACTTCTTCGGTGCTCAGCTTTGAGCATGCCGGCGGTGCCGGTCATCAGCTGGCTTATAATTCCAGCACAGGTGACGATGACTGTGCGCTCTGGATGGACACCATGGCCGATCAGCATGGCGCTGCCAAGTTTGGGTTCATGAACCCAGGGTCGGCCGATGTCGTCCCAGAAATCCAGGAGAGCAGCATCAAGCAGCCGGCCAAGTCTGCGCAGAAGCGCTCGAGCTCG GGTGGTGAGGCGCAAGCGGCGGTGAAGAAGCAGTGTGGAGGAGGCAGGAAGAGCAAGGCCAAAGTTGTGCCTACAAAGGACCCTCAGAGCGTCGTTGCAAAG GTCCGAAGAGAGCGCATCAGCGAGAGGCTCAAAGTTCTGCAGGATCTGGTCCCCAATGGCACAAAG GTGGACATGGTCACCATGCTCGAGAAGGCAATCACCTATGTCAAGTTCCTGCAGCTGCAAGTCAAG GTGCTGGCGACCGACGAGTTCTGGCCGGTGCAAGGGGGGAAGGCGCCGGAGCTCTCCCAAGTGAAGACCGCCCTGGACGCCATCCTGTCTTCTCAGCAGCAACCCTAG